The genomic stretch GGAGCAGATCCGCTGATCCCTTCCATCCAGGTTTCCAGTAACTGTTTTTTTACGTATGCATTTATTGCAATCATCAAAAAATATCCGGGAAATCCTTCAAAAGGTGTTGATGAATGGAAAAAGATCATGAGCAGCTTTGGAGTAGGGGAGTTTTTAAATAATGACTTTGCAGTGGGGGCGAAAGGAAGAATTCCTTCCGGAGACTTTTATGAAAAAAGGTTTAAGGCCATCATGAAAGCAAGTGGTTCTCAAAGAACTGATTTTAAAAACTGGGATGAAATGTCAACCGGAGCCATTTATAATGGAATGGGACAGGGAGATGTTTTAGTAACTCCTATTCAGTTGGCAAATTATGTAGCTGCTATTGCTAATAAAGGCTGGTATTATACCCCTCACATCGTAAAAGCAATTGATGGAAAACCGAATCCTGATCCAAGATTCAAGGTTAAACATAAAACTTTAGTAGATCCAAAACATTTTGAACCTGTCTTAAAAGGCATGGAGGCTGTAGTGCTGAGAGGGACGGCAAGAGGATTAAAATCCAATGACTTTACACAATTAGCAAAAACAGGAACAGCACAGGTTCCACAGGGGAAAGATAATTCTATTTTTGTATTGATTGCTCCTGCTGATAAACCTAAAATTGTTGTGGTTGCAGTGATGGAACATGCTGGATTTGGAGCTACTTGGGCAGGGCCGGCTTGTACGGTGATTGCTGAAAAATATATTACGGGTGATTTGAAAAGAGAAAATCTGTATAAAAAGATGATTACCTCCAGTTTCATGCCGGAATACAAAAGGCAATGGATTGCAGATTTGAAACGTAAAGGACTTTATAAGGATCCTAAACCTGATTCCATTAAGCAAAAAAGAATAAAAGATAGCCTGGAACTTGTTAAACAGCAAAAGGCCAAGCTTCAAAAAAAAATAGAAGAAGATAAGAAGAGTAATAACACTGCTAAAAAAACTGTTAAGCAATGAAATGGACAGAAGGAATAGATAAATTAGGTCTAGGACTGTATTTCATGCTTTGCATTTTTGCTATTGCTAATATTTACAGTGTTGACCAGAAACTTGGAGAAAAGCAGTTGATGTTCTTTTGTATCTCTGTAATTGTAGGTCTTGTTATATTTGTGGGAAGAAGTAAGTTCTTCGAAAATATGGCAGGTATTATTTACATAGGCGGTGTGCTCTTACTGATAGGGCTTTTCCCTTTTGGAAAGGAAATCCTTGGACAGAAGAACTGGTATAAGTTCGGAAGTTTTACGATGCAGCCCGTAGAATTCGCAAAAATAGGTACCGCATTGATGTTAGCTAATTATGTTTCCGGGCCTGATTTTAATCTTAAGAATAGAAAATCATTATTTACGGCGTTGGGGATCATTGGTGTTCCGGCAGCTGTAGTATTGGCTATTCCAGATGTGGGTTCTATGCTTGTATTTATTGCTTTCTTTATTGCTTTATATAGGGAAGGATTAAGCGGTTGGTTATTTGGAATAGGCTTTATTTTCGCGGCTGTTTTTTTGGTCGCTTTAGCAATTCCTCCTGTGTATGTAGCGGTAGCTATTTTGATCATCGCAGGTGTTCTGATCGCGATGAATTATCATAGAATGTCATGGGATGTAATTTCTATTTCAGGAATTTCAGGTTCTATTCTTTTATTATGTGGATTGGCATTCGGTTCTCCTTACATTTTAGAAAAATTGCCTAAACACCAGAGAGAAAGAATTGAGGTTCTTTATAAGGGTGAAAAAGCATTTAGAGATACTTCGGGGTACAACTTATTATATTCCAAAACAGCCATTGGATCCGGTGGACTTTTAGGTAAAGGATACCGGGAAGGATCGGTTACGCAGGGGAAATTCGTTCCTGAGCAGGAAACCGATTATATTTTCTGTACAGTAGGAGAAGAATGGGGCTTCTTAGGAAGTGCTATCCTTATTTTGTGCTATATGGTTTATATCGGAAGAATCTATTACCTGGCAGAGCGGCAGAAATCTACCTTTAACCGTGTATTTGGCTATTGCTTTGCTTCGATCCTGTTAATGCACTTTTCTATCAATTTAGGGATGGTTATGGGGCTTTTCCCAACAGTAGGGATTCCGCTTCCGTACTTCAGTTATGGAGGAAGTTCTTTGTTGGCCTTCTCTATGA from Chryseobacterium indologenes encodes the following:
- the rodA gene encoding rod shape-determining protein RodA, whose translation is MKWTEGIDKLGLGLYFMLCIFAIANIYSVDQKLGEKQLMFFCISVIVGLVIFVGRSKFFENMAGIIYIGGVLLLIGLFPFGKEILGQKNWYKFGSFTMQPVEFAKIGTALMLANYVSGPDFNLKNRKSLFTALGIIGVPAAVVLAIPDVGSMLVFIAFFIALYREGLSGWLFGIGFIFAAVFLVALAIPPVYVAVAILIIAGVLIAMNYHRMSWDVISISGISGSILLLCGLAFGSPYILEKLPKHQRERIEVLYKGEKAFRDTSGYNLLYSKTAIGSGGLLGKGYREGSVTQGKFVPEQETDYIFCTVGEEWGFLGSAILILCYMVYIGRIYYLAERQKSTFNRVFGYCFASILLMHFSINLGMVMGLFPTVGIPLPYFSYGGSSLLAFSMMTFIFFKLNYSDKNSLV